In Uranotaenia lowii strain MFRU-FL chromosome 2, ASM2978415v1, whole genome shotgun sequence, one genomic interval encodes:
- the LOC129745653 gene encoding uncharacterized protein LOC129745653 isoform X2: protein MKIFLLILIIATAVSATPTLLLKKKLQYLLDGDSGHNSGGGGFGLSIGFGAGHGGGGGGGGGGKYGGGGGYGPGYGTAQVGPSPGGGHYGGGGHYGGGGGGGGHGGSSATATATAVATAHAGSQTGGGYSGGGGGSGYNGGGGYGGYGGDGHGGHGGGGHGGGYKPAPGPVYIEKPVAVHVDRPYPVYIEKPVTVIKEVPVEKPVIVTVPSSGHHGGGSGGAGASGGSFAYAGASSFASSGSSGGHQSGYGGGQQGGWGGQQGGYGGYEGQGHGGQGGHGQGSGYGTGGGYGSGGGGSYGGGYGGSGGHGIGLTKTITINKHKHGW, encoded by the exons atgaaaatttttctttta attttgatAATCGCAACTGCGGTTTCCGCCACACCAACTCTTCTGTTAAAGAAAAAGTTGCAGTACCTACTTGATGGTGACTCTGGACACAACAGTGGCGGCGGTGGCTTTGGGCTAAGCATCGGGTTCGGTGCCGGTCACGGTGGAGGTGGCGGAGGCGGAGGTGGTGGAAAATATGGAGGAGGAGGAGGCTATGGACCAGGCTATGGTACTGCCCAAGTTGGACCTTCTCCTGGTGGTGGCCATTACGGAGGTGGTGGACATTATGGAGGCGGAGGCGGTGGTGGAGGTCATGGAGGTAGCTCTGCCACGGCTACTGCTACAGCTGTTGCAACAGCTCATGCCGGTTCACAGACTGGAGGTGGCTATTCCGGCGGCGGCGGCGGTTCAGGCTACAACGGAGGTGGCGGCTATGGAGGTTATGGCGGAGATGGACATGGAGGACATGGCGGAGGTGGACATGGGGGAGGTTACAAACCCGCTCCGGGCCCGGTGTACATAGAGAAACCGGTAGCAGTGCATGTAGATCGTCCATATCCGGTTTACATCGAAAAACCGGTAACTGTTATTAAGGAAGTTCCGGTAGAGAAGCCAGTTATCGTTACGGTTCCTTCATCCGGTCATCATGGAGGTGGATCTGGTGGTGCTGGGGCTTCCGGTGGTAGCTTTGCCTACGCTGGAGCGAGCAGTTTTGCCTCGAGTGGATCTTCAGGGGGTCATCAGTCTGGATACGGTGGTGGTCAACAGGGTGGTTGGGGAGGACAACAAGGAGGATATGGAGGTTATGAAGGACAGGGCCATGGAGGTCAGGGTGGCCATGGGCAGGGATCAGGATATGGAACAGGTGGAGGATACGGATCTGGAGGCGGTGGTAGTTATGGCGGTGGGTATGGAGGATCAGGGGGCCATGGCATAGGCCTTACGAAAACGATTACGATCAATAAACACAAACATGGGTGGTAA
- the LOC129745653 gene encoding uncharacterized protein LOC129745653 isoform X1, with protein sequence MKLILILIIATAVSATPTLLLKKKLQYLLDGDSGHNSGGGGFGLSIGFGAGHGGGGGGGGGGKYGGGGGYGPGYGTAQVGPSPGGGHYGGGGHYGGGGGGGGHGGSSATATATAVATAHAGSQTGGGYSGGGGGSGYNGGGGYGGYGGDGHGGHGGGGHGGGYKPAPGPVYIEKPVAVHVDRPYPVYIEKPVTVIKEVPVEKPVIVTVPSSGHHGGGSGGAGASGGSFAYAGASSFASSGSSGGHQSGYGGGQQGGWGGQQGGYGGYEGQGHGGQGGHGQGSGYGTGGGYGSGGGGSYGGGYGGSGGHGIGLTKTITINKHKHGW encoded by the coding sequence attttgatAATCGCAACTGCGGTTTCCGCCACACCAACTCTTCTGTTAAAGAAAAAGTTGCAGTACCTACTTGATGGTGACTCTGGACACAACAGTGGCGGCGGTGGCTTTGGGCTAAGCATCGGGTTCGGTGCCGGTCACGGTGGAGGTGGCGGAGGCGGAGGTGGTGGAAAATATGGAGGAGGAGGAGGCTATGGACCAGGCTATGGTACTGCCCAAGTTGGACCTTCTCCTGGTGGTGGCCATTACGGAGGTGGTGGACATTATGGAGGCGGAGGCGGTGGTGGAGGTCATGGAGGTAGCTCTGCCACGGCTACTGCTACAGCTGTTGCAACAGCTCATGCCGGTTCACAGACTGGAGGTGGCTATTCCGGCGGCGGCGGCGGTTCAGGCTACAACGGAGGTGGCGGCTATGGAGGTTATGGCGGAGATGGACATGGAGGACATGGCGGAGGTGGACATGGGGGAGGTTACAAACCCGCTCCGGGCCCGGTGTACATAGAGAAACCGGTAGCAGTGCATGTAGATCGTCCATATCCGGTTTACATCGAAAAACCGGTAACTGTTATTAAGGAAGTTCCGGTAGAGAAGCCAGTTATCGTTACGGTTCCTTCATCCGGTCATCATGGAGGTGGATCTGGTGGTGCTGGGGCTTCCGGTGGTAGCTTTGCCTACGCTGGAGCGAGCAGTTTTGCCTCGAGTGGATCTTCAGGGGGTCATCAGTCTGGATACGGTGGTGGTCAACAGGGTGGTTGGGGAGGACAACAAGGAGGATATGGAGGTTATGAAGGACAGGGCCATGGAGGTCAGGGTGGCCATGGGCAGGGATCAGGATATGGAACAGGTGGAGGATACGGATCTGGAGGCGGTGGTAGTTATGGCGGTGGGTATGGAGGATCAGGGGGCCATGGCATAGGCCTTACGAAAACGATTACGATCAATAAACACAAACATGGGTGGTAA